TGGAGAAATTACAGTGAGCGAAGCAGTGATCAATTTTGATggtaaaaagaaattttatgacAAGCGGATAATGAATTCAGGTGAAACTTGGCACATGACTCCATACAAAAACTAATTTCACACATATGAGCCTATCTTAGGGGGATGTGTGTTCATGGGGAATGATCATGCATTGGAGATTGCTAGAGTTGGTatagtcaaaataaaaatgtatgacGATATTGTTCGCACAATTCAAGGGGTATGACATGTGAATAACTTAAAGAAGAATCTATTATTTATAGGGAAATTGGATGACCTCGGGTGCAAGATCCATGTTGAACGTGGAATCTTAAAGGTGGTGAAAGAGAATTTGGTAGTAAATAAAAGCAGAAAAGATCAAGGCAAACTTATACATGCTTATAGGAAATACATTGCAAGAAGCTAATGCAACGGTTGCATCGACAAGTCAAGAAGAAGCGGTACTGACATGGCATCGTAGGTTGTGGCATATGTTAGAGCGAGGTCTGCAAGTCCTTGCAGAACGTAATATCTTACGTAGGCTTAAAAAGGttaattttacctttttgtgAGCATTGTGTGATCAACAAGTAGATTGAAGTTTGCTAAAGTaactatgaaaaataaacacattGTAATTGATTCATTCTGATGTATGGAAATCATCAGAACTATCACTCGGAGGAGCTAAATGTTTTGTATCATCCATTGATGATTACTCCAGAAGATTGTGGGTGTATCCGATCAAGAAAGTCAAATGTATTTGTCTAGTTCAAAGAATTCAAAACACAAGTAGAACTTGAAACTAGAAAAAGAATATGTGGATGGAGACTTTCTAGCATTTGATAAACAAGAGGGTATTATAAGACAATTTTTTGTTCCACATAACCCTCAATAGTAATGTACAACTCCTAAGAAAGAATCAAACTACCATAATCTAGCAAAAGTATATTCTTGGGCTATGCTGACAATATGAAGGGATATAACTTGTTGGATCCCACTTCCTACAAAGTTATTGTTAATTAGGATGTAGCCTTTGTAGAAAATGAACTGCAAAGCAGACAAATGACAACTTTAATATGGATAAAGTCGTAGTACAAATAGAGAAGAACCCTTCAAAATATTCTTTCGAGTCAGAGGAAGAGCACGAAGAACATGAGCCAAATGAGGTTGGGGATGAAGAACTTCGATGATCAACAAGAGAAAGAGTCAAACCATCTTGGCATTCACAATATGTGGTGACCAGTTATCATGTGTATTGTCTCCtaagtgaagaaggagaaccTTCAACTTTTCAAGAGGCTGTGAGTGATCCAAAAGCTTATTTGTGGATGGctgcaatgcaagaagaaatgGAGGCTCTTCACAGAAACAAGACATGGAGGCTTGTTGAACTTCCAAAAGATAGGAAAGCCATTGGTTGCAAATGGGTCTATAAGATCAAGAAAGATAACAATGATCAAGTGGAATAATATCATGTTAGATTGGTGATAAAAGGATATGCTTAGAGAAAAGGCATTGACTTTAATGAGATATTCTCATTAGTTGTTAGATTGACAACAATCAAAATTGTGCTAGCAATGTGTGTTGCATTTGATTTACATCTGGAACAAGTggatgtaaaaattatttttcttcatggagaaattgaagaagaaatatatatggTCCAACCAGAAGGCTTTAAAGAGCAAGAAAACTTGGTTTGCAAGTTAAACAAATCTCTGTACAATCTAAAGAAAGAGTTAAGGTATTGGTATAAGAGATTTAATTCCTTCATCATTAGTCTTAGATACAACAGATTAAGTTCATATCATTATACTTATTACAATAGGTTTGATGAGAAggatttcattattttgttgttgtatgtgGACGACATGTTGGGGGTAGGCCCCAACAAAGCTCGAATCCAAAAATAGAAGGCATAATTGTCTTAGGAGTTTGATATAAAGGACTTGGGATCAACACACAAGATTTTAGGGATGGAGATTCACCAAGACAAAAAACATAGGAAGATTTGACTTTCTTAGAAGAATTACTTACTCAAGATCTTGAGACATTTCAACATGCAAGATTGCAAGCCAATTTCTACCTCACTTCCTTAGTCATCCTCAAGTATGAGTTCTAGTAGTGAAGTGAAAAGGATGAGGATATCTCGAGTAGCATATGCATTAGCAGTAGGAAATCTTATGTATGTCATGATTTGTACAAGACCGAACATTGCACAAGTAGTAAGAGTAATTAGTAGGTTCATGGAAAATCTAAACAACAATCATTGAAGCATCGGAGTATTAGTAGGTGTTGCATTATGTTTCATAGGATCGAAATCAGTTGTCAAGGCTATGTTGACTCAGATTTTGCAAGTGATATCGAAAAAAAAAGATCTACTATAGGATATGTGTTTACACTTGTAAGAGGTGTAGTAAGTGTGTTATCCAGATTACAAGATATTGTAGCTTTGTCTACTACAGAAGCAAAGTACACGGTAGCTATTGAAGCTTGTAAGGAAGCTATTTGGATTCAATGGTTGATGGAGTAACTTAGGCACAGGTAGAAAAAACTTGTATATTGTGACAATCAAAATGCTTTGCACATTGTAAGGAATCCCGTCTTTCATTCAAGGACAAAACACATAGGACTTCATTATCATTTTGTTCAAGAAATAGTAGAAGAGGGAAGTGTACACATGGAAAAGattcacacaaatgaaaacCTGACAAATATTATGACAAAGTCGATCAACATTGACAAGTTTAAATGGATTTGGTCCAATCTGAAGAATAAACAACATGAATGACAAAATATGATATGAAAATTGGATTAGTTTCATCAAAATTTTATGTGGGAGAATGTGAAAGAGAAGTCCCACGTTAGTAGAGACTAGTCTCGGAGTTTCCTTCCCATATCATAAAAGGAACCCCTTTTCCTCCATAAAGCCTTCCAAAATCTCATTTCTCTTGCTCCTTTATATTGCTTTAAACATAGGAGAATTTCTCCTTAAATTTGTAGAGAATGAAGTTGTAAGTTTTCACTAgtaaaatttccattttttccatttttgtctATCGgtattattttctcatttttattttagttgagtGCTTTGCGTTTTGTCTCATACCTAACCGTTTCAAGCATACAAGCATTGATGTTCTCAATAATCCGCTTATACAACTTTCCTTAACGTGTTATTATTgcatcaaattttcaaactctaATCACATCAAGATTTCAAACTCTCCTCAATACTAGTCCAAATGCTAAGTTGTTGTTTTGGTGAGAGGTAGTGATCAAAATAGCTTGAAGAGTAAGGACCTAGAAGTTTTATTGCTTCCTAGCCAGTGCTGCATGTGGACTCCAATGGCATCTAAGTACAAGCTGCTCCTACCATGAAAACCCAGCACCTTGCCCTCTGTAGTGGTCGAGGTGAAGAATTTCCCAACTTCTTCACCAAATGGACCATACTGCCCACGACTAGTGTAAAAAGTCAGtgactttatgattttatgttgCTGATCATCCTTAGTGATTGACCCGTAATAGCCAGAAATGCAAGTCAGTACTTCATGTGGATGCTCCAATTGTATCTGAAATCACAACAAGTTAAGCTTCATTATGTTTAAGAATGTTCATGTCGTGAACACTTTGCATTTGTGCTTTGCAGCATTTAACATGGGGAGTGCTTTAGCTTAATATTGGTTTAAGGAAGTAAGAAAGACAGTGAAACGTGCTTAGATTAAGAAAGTGGAAGCTCATAATCATACCCTATGCATGGTGTCTCCTCCATTACCACCATGTTTTACAGACCACACAGATTGTCTGTTTCTGTCGTACTCCATTTGGATAGAACATATTCCTTCTGATACTTTTGTCAAATAAATTTGCTTAATCCCAGAAAAGACTCCATCATCCCAGGGTCTACCTCCATCCCCACCCCATGGCCCTGGTCCACATGGAGCTGGTTCTTTCATCACACCACAAGAAACCTAAGAAAGGTATGACCAAAGTGAAAGGTACAATCCATAAAAGGAAATTGAAAATGTTCTTAAATATGCCTTCAATATCTTCTGAATTCTAAAAGTTGTTGCCAATAAAAGGCCATACCTCTTCAGCTGCTGATGACTTAGCAAGAACTAGTTTGCTAGGCCATTGAGCATTGCCTTCATCTCCAATACTTGTTTCTCTAGGGTTTATTTCCTTGGGAAGGGTTGCCACAGGCACTGTTACTTTCCCTTCTACAACATGTACTCCAAAAGCATCTAGGAACAAACCTTTTCTCCCATGAATGCCAACAATTTTACCTTCTTTCACTtttgtggtgaaagaatttccTTGTTCATCCCCATAAGGTCCATACTTTCTCTTATTGGTGTGGAAAGTCAGTGACCTTACAATAACAGGCCCCATGTACATCAAAGGATCACAGTAGCCAGATACATGTGCCAGGACTTCATAAGGAAAATCAAAGACTACCTGCAAAATGATGTCGCAAAGATTATAAATTAGTCTAGTTTTCCTTGTTTGTGAAATAGAGTAGTAAGCTAAGTTTTCCTGTTTGTTCTTGGTTCACCTTTTCAGTTTTGAATCCTCCTGTTCCACCTTGTTTGGATCCCCATACGGCTTCCCCATGATAATCATACAAAACTCTAATCCATACAATTCCAACGTTGCGTGACAAGTTGATTTGCCTGATTCCTGTGTAGCTTCCATCATCAAAAACATGTCCACCAATGCCACCCCAAGGTCCATATGTGACCACACCTCCAACCTTTGGGATTGACTCTTTCACACGAGCCATCTGAAAGAAGATAGGATAAAAGATTCATCTGGGGCAATTTGAGAACTAGAAAAGAAAGTTAAGGAACACTTTAAATGACAGAGAAGTCATCAATACAGGCTCTCTCACCTTTTCTTTGTGTTCGGTATTTTTGGATTCTTGGACAAAAGAATATTTTCCGGGGACATTCTTTGCTAAATTCTCATTGAAATGATCTTTTTGTTTCAGAGCAAGAACAATATCGTAGTGTTCGTTCACAGTTCCTTGTATCACAGAATAACCAAAATTCTCAGAGAACTGAGTAATGGGGCTCTGGGAATGAGCCAAAGGCTTTGATGGATTTGGTTGTTTCAGGGACTTCAGATAGACTCCAATGGCATCTATGTACCAACCACACCTGCCATGGAATCCAACAATTTTTGCACCAGTCAATGGGACTGAAAAATATGTTCCTTGTTCAACACCAAATGGTCCGTAAGTTTTCTTGTTACTCTCAAAACTCAGTGACCGAACTAAGTTTGGCCCCAGGTGATTGAAACTGCCACAGTATCCATGGATTTTGGTTAGGATCTCATTTGGATAATCAAACTTCACCTGCAACACAGTCACTAGTAGTTAGCTATTTTATGCTCAAATTTAACTAATACCAGCTTCTAACTAGGGCCTTAACATGATATTACTCTTTTTATCACTCAAGTATTGACCTATAGCTAGTTTTTATTTCTcacaagaagaaaaaagttttcacccaataatctctctttctaATGTATCATATTCTGAAGTGCCAATATGGAACCTTTACCTTGTCAGTTTTACGGCCTCCACTTCCACCATGTTTCTCTGACCAAATGGAGCTTCCTTTCTTATCATATTCAATCTGGATGGAGTCAATGCCTGCTCCATGAACTATCACCAATTGCCTTACTCCTGAGTATACCCCGTCGTCCCAAAGAGATCCTCCCTTGCCTCCCCATGGTCCAACTGACTGAGGTTTCTTTGTGGAATCCTCAGAACTCTGCACACAAAAACATCATGCAAAGGTGGTAAGAAAAGAGGGTAAAAACATACATTTGTTGAAAATAAACTGAGGTATCTAAGCATTTAGTCCTGTTTAACATAAACATCTATGAGTTTTGTCATATGTAATGTAACATAAGTAGTTGCATGCATGTACTACCATGTTCTACTTGGGGGATAATGATGTTTGACTTTGGACTAGGAAAACTGATATTGTTAATGTGGGTGCAGTTAAGGGGAGGCATAGGAAGAATTTATGGAGGAAGAGATTGAGTTTTTGGTAGGGGACTTTgtctataaaaataatatagatgaAGAACTATGTAGACAAAGCTAATTTTAGTTGCACTATGGAGGGAAAGCAATAAAAGGCAGGGAATCAACTTCCCTACATCTATCAGTACCTTGTTTTTGTTAAACAATTCTTGCACTTTTTTAAGAAACATGATAGGTATTTTAGGAGAGACTGAACAATCattttatttctcatttattGAGAAAATAGAAAGGAACATATCCTCTTATGCTAAATTCGAGTTTTGGAATTTAGTCAGCAGCACTTAGACTTTATTAGTGGTTTGGTGCCATGAGTGGTAGAGATTTCTTGGAATCTGATTTCTGATGATCATATCATATTCTACACCctcttatatttctttatttaatcatttttagcTATGTtctttgtattaaaattttacacCATACTTACTCATAATGTGCTTCTTATAAACAATTCGAGGAAGAATCTAATACTCTTTTGTGGATGCTTGCTCATGCCACACTTTGTGTTCTACCAATCTTTTCCCAGATTGAATTTTCTGGCCCCAATCATTAGTTTATAAAGCATGTTTGAATGAGAATCTATTACTTATAGTTATTGAGGAACATGAAAAGACTACAATTATTGgctttataatatatttattatatcttCTTGGACATACTTACAAATCTTTGTTCTGGAACATCACCAATTCATGTATCGTATCCAAATGGGGTTCTACATAACAGATTATACGGCAAAGGGCCTCTTTTGTGATTTTCTCATTTTCCTCCTAAACCAACCTCTGTAATAGACCAGAACAATATTTTAATGCCTTGAAACATGAGAATAGAACCTCTAAAACATGGATGGTCGAATAAGACGCATTGCTTCATTTTTGTTGGGTGTTTTGCTactaatttcatttaaaaagtaCTTTATTTATGTAAGTTATTTCGTTATCTTTTTACATGAACTTTTTTGGGTTTTTAAGTGATTGGCTgagaaatctttttttttttttctaattctgcCTTATACTTAGTTCTTGTTTATTAGTTGTGTCTCTAAATATGATCTTACCAACAAGATTCGTTTGACTATGAAGTAAAGAAACtccaaagaaaacaaattttatcttaatgATATTTTCTTGAGTGTTAAGTGGCTAATCTTTCATCAACTTGCTTAATTATGATTTATCTCAAATGTAACTAAATTGATGATTATCATAAGTGTAGTATACTGCTTCTGATCtaagaaagaaattgaaaattttgaaaccaTTTATTGAGTAGCTCTATCGAAGGAATGTAGTTGCTCATTCCAATCCTTGGTGGAGTCATGACAAATGTCTTGAAATTTAAGGCAGTCATACTCATATAATaaacattgacaaaaaaaatattagtatgcAGAtggatgatttatttttaaattttaggaaatgtaattgttttaattgaatattttaatttatagaatgtttttcaattatctgtatattatattcattattaaatTCACATTTCAAGTAAATCAAATAAGATCAACAATATACATAGAGAGAGTTCAATCTCTTCCAAAAACAACAATGTAGAAATAGAAATGGGTTGTCATCTCGTATTTTGTACATAGAAATAGTTAAATAATAGTTGTAAGATCTCTTCTCTGAAACGTCAGGCTTAGCTTCTAATATGTCTAACCTAGGATCAATGGAAATTTGTTAACACTCTATTTGTTTTTGTGGATCCACTATTTGTGCATGTGTTCAACGATGGATGTGCGACTAAGAAGTGCATTTGTTTCAAGTTATTTGCAGCTAATTTAGCAGAGTTAACTTGAAGAGAATGCTTATATCCATCCATGCATATTGGAAGAAATAGGTAGAGATGTATGGTATAGGATGCATTGAAAGATGAATATAACCTTGGCTTTTATTTGAAACTAGTACTGTCCAGATATACATGAAGATGACTCTCATTGCATGAATAGTGAGATTTCTTGCTGAACAGTGGAGATTTTCCTGCACATCACAACCTTTGACCACAAATGGGGTAGATGGTTGTATAAAAAGACCATCAATGTGATCATTGGGAGAATAGGTGTTGCCTTCAATACACAACTTTAAAAAGAGTTGTTTGAAAGTCTCGTGGTGTTGTTTGTGGAGGAGAAGGCAACGAGTGTTCACAGTCCACACACAAGCTTT
This window of the Vigna angularis cultivar LongXiaoDou No.4 chromosome 7, ASM1680809v1, whole genome shotgun sequence genome carries:
- the LOC108337697 gene encoding jacalin-related lectin 3 codes for the protein MSSEDSTKKPQSVGPWGGKGGSLWDDGVYSGVRQLVIVHGAGIDSIQIEYDKKGSSIWSEKHGGSGGRKTDKVKFDYPNEILTKIHGYCGSFNHLGPNLVRSLSFESNKKTYGPFGVEQGTYFSVPLTGAKIVGFHGRCGWYIDAIGVYLKSLKQPNPSKPLAHSQSPITQFSENFGYSVIQGTVNEHYDIVLALKQKDHFNENLAKNVPGKYSFVQESKNTEHKEKMARVKESIPKVGGVVTYGPWGGIGGHVFDDGSYTGIRQINLSRNVGIVWIRVLYDYHGEAVWGSKQGGTGGFKTEKVVFDFPYEVLAHVSGYCDPLMYMGPVIVRSLTFHTNKRKYGPYGDEQGNSFTTKVKEGKIVGIHGRKGLFLDAFGVHVVEGKVTVPVATLPKEINPRETSIGDEGNAQWPSKLVLAKSSAAEEVSCGVMKEPAPCGPGPWGGDGGRPWDDGVFSGIKQIYLTKVSEGICSIQMEYDRNRQSVWSVKHGGNGGDTMHRIQLEHPHEVLTCISGYYGSITKDDQQHKIIKSLTFYTSRGQYGPFGEEVGKFFTSTTTEGKVLGFHGRSSLYLDAIGVHMQHWLGSNKTSRSLLFKLF